Part of the Odontesthes bonariensis isolate fOdoBon6 chromosome 15, fOdoBon6.hap1, whole genome shotgun sequence genome, GAATAGCAGATATTCTGATGATGTAAAGATTTTGTTAGACGCATCTGCTTCACCTGAAAGTCACAAACTTGCAGGAAACAAATAAATGTCCACATTTAAGTCTTTAAGAGTGATGGAAATTAGCTCAGAGAGCTACAGTCTGGTACAAAGCATATTTTCCTCCGTGATTTATGTTGCTGTACACATGATCTCTGTTCAGTAAACTAAACTAATTAGCATTCGGTCCTTTAAGACCTGTCACCTCAATCTGCTTCCTCCTGCGCTGTGCCTCCTCACCGAGCCCTCCTCTGTTTTTAAGTCCTGTATCAGTGGCCAGCCATAAATAAAGTGAAGTGTTAACTGATTGGTTGTCTGTGTCATTTGACATGGTGTGTAAGATTTGTGTGATGACTCTTTAAGATGCTTTAAGATTTGCATGGTCAGGTGTAAGAGTTTTGTAAGTAGGATGTTTGTTATTGTAAAAGTGATCGTCAGAACAATAAGGAAGTTGAGGAAACACTACACTGTGACAgttccttccccaagtggaatGCAGCCGTCCAGAACACACCTGTGCTTTACCTGCTATATAAGATAATGAGGCATGAAAAGTTATCGCGGTATCATTTACAGAAAGGTTAATGTTAGGGTCCCTGCATAAATGGCAATTGTCTTGAGGAAATATGACTTAGTCTTCTGACCTCTACCAAGGTGTCTTGCAGGAGCAGCTAATCATTAGTCAGAACAGTCCCCCTCTGAATGACATTACTGATATTTATTTCCCCAGTTGGACAGAGTAAGAAGAGCAAAGAAATAAAACTCAGAATTATCCATTTTGCACCTGATATTGTGCAAACAGGCTAACAGTTACCCCACCAGGGCATATTGGGGCTCTTCAGAGCACAGCTATCAGTTATTTGGATTATTAGTACCAACAGTGATATGAACAATGAAAAGCACAGGTGCTCTCACTTGTGTTCAATTTCACTAAAAGCTATAACTAATCACATGTAATCCTGATATAAGAACCCTAAAACACTGGGCATTATAGTAAACGCCCACttaacctcagaaacatcacaTCAACAAGAAATGTACTGATGGTTTTGGCTGGCCAGGTTTTTGGTAAATGCACGTCCACCGAGAGGAGGCTTATTCAGCAGTTAACATTGTGAATGCAGCCTGTGAGGTACGGCACAATGTGAGGAAACAGGTCACACATGACACACTGACGCACTTGCGACCAGGTGGCAATATCTCCCTGAGCCGTGCCGGAGCCGTCCAGCTGTAAGAGAAGGAAGCTGTTGCTTTCTCTCAAAACAAAAAGTGTGGATAAAAGGAAGAAGCTTACAGATGTGGGAAATGATCAAATAGAATAGTTTAACTGAAAGTTGACGAGTTTATCACTAATTAGATTTGTCTTTTGTTGGAATCCATATTATACCCATTTTCTAAAACGGTAAGGGAAGGAACAACTGATGTCATCGAGATCTCTGGCAGCCACTTCGGCTCTGTTTATCAGTGGACAGCCATGTGCACGACTGATAAAAGGTGCTACAGACCAAGAAGAGACATTTCAGTATCTGTCTCCCAAACTTCTGTTTCCTCTTGTCCAGACCTTTTGAATAGATGCACTTTGTCGTAAactcagggggaaaaaaaggaagacaTGTTACTTTGCTGTGTAAATTGTAATGTTAACGGTGAAAGAGGTCACTCATCAAATAAACTCGAGTCTAAAGcttattttatttcacttttttaACATTATTGACCTTCCTTGGAATGTTCTGACAAACCCCTCATTAACCTTTAGACGAAAACATTTACAGTTTCACTGTGTGTACATTAGAACATGCTTTGGAGGTCACACTTAGGCCTGTTTGAGTCTGTCTATATgggataaagaaaaagaaagaagaatcaATGTCACAAAACAGCAGCATTATTTCAAGACAGTGAAACACTAACTTTCCTCTGTGCTTTACTGTGGGTATCAAGGGGGCTGATTTATCTGTGGGTGTTCCTCGGTTTAAGCTTGACAGTCCATTTTTAACTCTGAAGTAAGAAAGTTGACGAGATACTCTTAAACTCAAGGGTGCCTCATACTCGTCCTGGGGCTTTTTTCGATGGTGTTTGCTCTGCAGTCATTGGACTGTAGATGTTCCAGTTTTCTGTTGATTTAAGTACTTTCACAGTTTCTAAACTCGCCACTCTTCTCTATGTTGCTCTGTGTCAGAGGTGGGGGATTTTAGCAGGTGAAGATCTGACAAATCACCAAGTACCCATTTCCCAAGCGAGAGGTGGAGGGGAGACCCACAACAACTGTCAGGTACCACGAGGTGTTTTCCGTCATCTGGCCCCAGTGAGCAGCCCATCATAGCTCTGTTTATACAGTGAGAGGAAAGGATGCCGCATTAGAAGTGAAGGTAGTTTCGATGGTGCATATTTGACCTTTGAAAAAGCAGCTCGGCAGAACATTGACGATGATGAAGGCCTTAAGTGCTCCTTGAATGCTCCAAAAGACAAGTAGACCTCACGTTTCCTGAACTTGtcaaaacaaaatatttcagGGTGCCAATTACATTGGATGAACACACCGGGTTTCCAAAACTAACAAAGTAAATCATTGATATCTATCATACGACTTAGCAAATGGAATTCAGAACACTCAAGTAGGTTCAAATTCGTCTGAAGAAAACCAGGAAGTTGAATCGGCACTAAAAAATATCTTTCTGGAAACTGTCATCAGCAAaatcacccatccatccacacgAGTGTGTACTGAACTTTCAGAGGACTGGTTGGTTAAAGTATTGAGGAGATTAGTGTTTACCTACGGCTCAAAGGGGGGCATTCATAGCACAGCCTCCCCACACCTTCTTTGTTCTTTCTGCATTTTTAGAAGTTAGCAATCCTCAGTTGATGGCAGAGTGGAAAAAACGGGAGGAAAAACCCACCCTCGAGCTACCTCGTCTTAAGCTGTAAATTCTTTCATGGTGACTAAAGAGTTTCAGAGGCCCCATTCAGTCCGTTGACAAAGTTTAAACAGACTAAAAAGTGATCCTCTCCCAAGTCCCTCAGGTGACTTGAACCCAACAAGGTTTTCACACAAACTTGTGGTGTGAAAAAAAGTAATGGAGGATATTTCAGTTGCTGTTTTCCTCATGTCACTTAACTCTCTGTGAAGACCTTCGGTTCACAGTGACATTTTAGCTGTAGCATAAGATAAAACAAGAGGCCGGAGGAGGCATTGGAAAGCTCTCACTGACAGAGAACCTGTAGGAGTGACGAGTGGTAAAATGATCTGCGGAACACTGTTAGTTCATtgttcattcaattcaattcaattcaagtcTTGAAGATGCAACACAACAAAATTGCAGCAACAATCGTCATAATTTGacaaataacaataataagTGACTTCCTGTGTTTACAGAGCTCAGGTTTTGTTTTAGGTGAAGGCCTCTGTTAGACTTGAGAGACAAATTTAGTCTCATCAGCCAAGGAAAGCTGAGGTGCTGGGATGTCCTCTGCAGAACTTGCAGAGGCCAAATCTACAAAgagatagaaaaaaagaaaaatcgaaACGGGAAAAAACAGAGCCTGCAGGCAACAGGATGCACATGTGCCTGAGAAGGATGGCGGGTTGGATCCAGGAAAtggagagagaaggagaggaaggagagatTTTCAATCACAGCTGTGTTCACATTGAAAAATTCTTgttttgaagcagagagagACATTTTGTTCCTCTTTCCCCAGACCGTGAAGAAGCGGAGGGGTACATTTGACCACAGCAAGGGTTCAGTTCAGTTGTGGTGGTAACGGCTGTGCAATCAGCCATCAGAGTGCTCATTTTGTTTTTCCGATGAAGAGACTGTAATGGTAAATACTAATAATGATCCACGATTAGTTAATCTAACATTTCACTTCTGTGAGATATTGCTGTGTTATCGTTATTGACACAATGGCCGCTGAAGGTTAGAAAAGCTAATTAAACCTGCGCATGTTTGGTTTGTCACGACTCATTAACACGAGGCCCTCTGGCCGACGTCAGTAATACTGGAAACTAATACATTTTAGAAAATCATTGTCATTCTACAGGGCGATATCATAGACTACAGGTTTAACCACAAAAATAATTCCACCTCCTCGTGTTTCATCCCCTGTTACGGCCAGTGGCCTTAACCCCTCTTCATTATACAGCGCCCCTGAGTCGCCAGCAGGCTCCATTGGATGCAGCCCTTCCCATCTCTCCTTCCTGGGTGTCGCCCACGGACGTCGTGACTGGCTGGGCAATTGAGTGCTCCACCTATCCCTGAGGAGGACCGGGATATTTAAACCCTCACTTCCTTTTGCTCGCTGCAGCTGTTCCTCTGGTTTGGAACAGTTTGCCCTCTTGTGTGCTGTGACTCTGAGTCTAAGCTTTGTTGCTTGTGTTGTGACTGATTTAAGCTGTGTAGCTTTTGTTAAGCTTGTTAGCCTTTGAGTATCCTTGATTTTGTGTTGCACTTAGATTTTTCTCAGTATTAGTTGGTTTGTGGTCCAGAGCCATTTTGGCCTCGCTTTTAAGTTGAGTCcgagttttgttttgtatggagtttgtttttcattagttttttGTTTCTCATGTGCCACACTCCTGTTTGGAGGAGATTATCTTTGTTTTTGGACCAATTTTAATCCAACAAAATAaacccttttttatttttcaacatcaaacattattaatgttgcatctcTCACCCGCTGGCCGAGCCGGGATGTAACATCCCCACAGTGCAAATATAAAGAACCGCCCTCTTATCATGTTATCAGCGCTGCTTGCGTAACTCATTATTCATTAGCTGAAGGGAATTTATTGTTTCCTTGTATCCTGTCTATAAAACACTCTCGTTTTGATCTTTTACTGGCTGAGTAATATTTGGCTGTAGCCCACTGAATGGGGTAGAATGCACAACAATGAACATTCAATGCCACCCACCGGCATTTGATCTGGTTTACCTGTGGAGTTTGGGTCAAAAATCAGTCATGACTGGATGCTTGCTGCAATTATATGCTGCTTTTCAGAGCAGAACATCACTCCACATCTTCCACCAGGAAAAATTAGTATTTTACAATTTTAATAAAAccaatatgtatatatatatacatatgtgtattttttttttctaatacaaAGCTATTCATCAGAGATGAAGCTTGTGCAAGAAAACAAAGGTCTCATCCTGTTACAAAGACTTGCATGCAGTATTTGAACAAATGTGCTTTGGTTACGTTACACTTTAGCTTGTTTTCTTAACATGATCTGTATCAATTAGTCAGTCCCACAAAGTCACAAACTTGTGTTATTTCATCCCACCAAAACCCAAGTCTAAACCAATAAAATTTGAACCGATCAAAAATCACTGGGTAAGATTAAACATTCGGTATTGACTGGTGCCTGGTTCTTCCTTACAGAAGCCAGGGATACTTGAACAGATCTTACAGAACCGAAGGGTCCTATCCTGTATTCCTGCTGAAGTCCAACACTACTCCCTCACTGCAGCCAGAAGCAACAACTCAGCTCTCCCAGCACATAAAGATCTGAGGACATAATGAATACTAAGGATTGAATATAGAAACTTAAAGACAGGTTTGAAACCTACAAAGATGGAAATATCCTCTGTACTTCATGAAGGATTGTCCAGTTTCTTTTTTCCTCATGACATTCAGGTCACAGTGACTTTTCAGTTGTATCTACTGTGCTGGTATATGTTTGAACATATATGTTGTTTGCATGCAAATGTTACTGCCCATACTTGTCTGCAACTTAGAAGCAGTCCCTGCATCTTTTGCTCCGGTTTAATgacaaaaaatactttttattctgttctattctgtcTATCTATGCTTTACATTTTGCCTAAACTCAGCTGGCTGATTGACAGCCTCTTCCCTTGCGCTCACATACTTTATTTTCCCAGTAGAGCTGTTAAACTGGACATGCTCGTTTTATGTAAAGACTACAGGAGCAGAGAGAGAGTATTGATAATGGTTTAGTATTAGCCAATTACAAGATGTAATTAGCAGACCCTTTCAATTGACTGAGTCTTATAGATGATAGATCAAAATACCATAAGTGGGGACCAGAGACAAATCAGTCTTTGTGGTGCATTAAATACTTTTCAATGACACattcaatgaaaataaagattttatGCAATGTAATCATTGCAGTCTGAAAAGGTCTTCTGACCTCAAGACTTGTTTTTTATTCTGACATTCATCCTCAACCTTTAGACCTTTAAGACGCAGACGTTACTCGTGTCCAGTCAGTTCTAAATGGGACAAATTGACCTCAGTCAAGCGGCAGAGGAATACTACTGCTGACACGTTGTAGGATGCATCACAGTCACAAGTGCCTTGGCAAAATTAGCTGTAACCATTTTAAGATGAGagcgaaaaaaagaaaatgtggtgTACTTGAGAGGGTTTGAAAACATTTGGTACGCACTGTCACTTAAATATGCTGCATCAGTAAAAGACCTGGATTACATCCCACCTCAGTAGGATATAAGAggaaaacagtataaaaacaaaGCCTTAAGAACGCAGTCAGTCTATTATACATGGTAAGTTTTGAAGCAGAACCCTTCAAAAGCTAAAAGAAATAAGGATttttctttgctcaagctgctgcccccgcgacccgatccccggaccagcggaagataatggatggatggatggacaatcCTTCACAAGCTGGTTGGAAATCTGTGGTTCTCTTTTCAGTTATCCATTTAATTTACAGGACACAGACAATTACCTCTGAGTAGATGGGAATGCGGGCTATTGCAGTCAGAAATTCAAGATCATTTCTTAGTTTTCTTAATGATGTAAGGAGAGGACGAAAAGGGCTTTGTGAGCTTAAGTTTGCGCATAGCCTCACTGTTCATTGATCATCCACATCCTGTTCTACGTGTTGGCTACGTAACCGAGCCTTTAAAAGCGGCTCCGCAGtgcgctgcagtgagcactgcGCGCGTCCGAGCCACAGGCAGCAGGAACTTTTCAAAGCGCACCTCACTTAAATTCCCTGCATCAAGACCTATTCGATGGAAAGGAATACTGTGACATTTTTCTCTTAAGCCAAAAACACATGAAGTGAAACTGTCCCACTTTTCAGGTCTCAGTTATTTGAACTTTCTCGGTGTAACCGTCACTCAGCCACGTCAAAAGCAGAAGAGAGATGGTGTAAGttgcattttctctttttctgccCTCTTCTGTATTTCGCATTTTATTCCTTACTTTCTGTCGCGTTTCAGCTTTGCTGATAACAATGTCAACTTGAAATTCTTTGTCGATATGCCGAAAGAAAATTGAAAAAGTCTAGAAGTGTCtaaaatgtctttaaataaggcaaGGATGGAACACCCCACGTCTAAACAATCCGATAAAGGCAAAACATTTcttaaggaaagaaaaacaaggggACAATTTGGGGAAAATTCTAAATTCATTCAAAATTTCAAGGTGATTTTAATAGCACAGAAAGCATAGATTATTTTAGACTGCCATGTAACAGTGCCATAGTTTGATGACAATCATACCAGAAACTCCAGTGAATTATCCTCGTCACCACGTCATGTTTAAAGATTAAAGATGAAGTTTTGTTCATTTTCGATTTGTTATTATTTTCCAACTATGTGTTCCTGAACTAAAGACGTGTTTTAACTGGTTGGGGGTTAAGAGGGACTCCCTCGGAGGTATTTGGGCCCCTTTGGGTTTGTCTCAGTGGTCGTGAATGAAACGAGCCCTGGCATGACATGATGGAAATATCCAGAAATATGAGAAGCTGTGGTACCTTTCACAGCTTCTATCAGAAGCCACTGATTAGTCCTTTTTAACGAACGTGTTTAATGTGCTCCAATTTCATGAGTGTGAGGTGTTATAAAGAAAAGACACAACCatagatactttttttttctgtttgtaaaACAACACATACCTCTAGGGACCATTTTGCCATGAGGGAACTTAAACAATGTCTCTATCTTTGCCATGACTGGCTGGTTGTTTAGCATCATTCTAATGGTGGAGAGTTTTGGCcatgtatttttatatttagACTTCCTTTATAACCTACAGAGATAATGTTTTATACTCCTTAAATTCTTAGTATGTTGTTTTTAGATATCAACTCCATCAATAATTCagtatttacctttttttttttttttttaattagatttCCTGATCTGACTCATTTTCTCATCTTTGTCCTCCTACAGACTGAACAACAGAGATCGCTGGAGAGTGTATAAGAGGGTGAGTGTCATTTTCTTTGTGGCTGTAGTGGCGCTGACCGTTGTCCAGAGGGGAAGCATCAACATGGGGGCTCCGTTTGAACTTGAACGGCTGGCTCGCATGCATGCTTCTCAAGGAGTGGAGCCCGGAGGAGCTCTGGAGGAGAAAGCTAGCTCGTACTTGGGGATAAATAGCTTCTGGAAGGTTGGCAGGCCGCAGCCACAGCCCAAAGCTCGGCCCACGACGCAGAAACCCAGAGTCAACGCAAACAGCAGCCCCGGTACCTGGGATGTGCCCAGCTCCAACTGTAGCGCCAACCTAAACCTCTCAAGCCTGCCGTGGTTCAACAGCCTGGAGAACAACTTCAAGCAGTTTATGCTGTACCGACACTGCCGTTTTTTCCCTATGCTCCTCAACCACCCAGAGAAGTGCACAGGGGACATATATTTACTCATGGTGATTAAATCAGTGGCCACCCAGCATGACCGCAGGGAGGTCATTCGAAAAACCTGGGGCAAAGAGCAGATGGTGAACGGCAAGAGGGTAAAGACCCTCTTCCTTCTTGGCAAGCCCTCCAATGAAGAGGAAAGAGCGAACCATCAGAAACTCGTTGAGTATGAAGACTATATCTATGGGGATATTCTACAGTGGGACTTCTTAGATAGTTTTTTCAATCTGACACTCAAAGAGACCCACTTCCTTAAGTGGTTCCACACTTACTGCCCCGGCGTGCGCTACGTCTTCAAGGGGGACGATGACGTCTTTGTCCATGTGGAGAATATATTTGAGTTTCTAGCAAGCATCAGTGACAAGAACCTGTTTGTGGGGGATGTTATTTTCAAGGCTAAACCCATTcgcaaaaaggaaaacaaatatTATATCCCTCAGGCTTTGTATAATGAGACATACTACCCTCCGTATGCAGGTGGTGGAGGTTTTCTGATGGATGGGACGCTGGTTAGAAGGCTTCACTGGGCCGCAGAAACCCTGGAGCTCTACCCCATCGACGATGTCTTCTTGGGCATGTGTCTGGAGGTGCTACAGGTCACACCTATAAAACACAATGCCTTTAAGACGTTTGGCCTtgtgaaaaataagaaaagtaaGATGAACCGAGAACCTTGTTTCTTCAAAGATATGATTGTGGTGCACAAGTTGTTACCATCAGACCTTATGCACATGTGGAACCTGGTCAACAGTGACCTGGTCTGCACACAGAAAGTGGAACTCCTATAGCTTTTAGGACAGCACCAACAAGCTGAGCCTTACCTCACTGGATGCCAAAAAAAGTGCAGCACAATGCAGGCGAGTTCAAAGTGGACTTCCCGGTAAGCTCTCCTTTATGTGGAGAGAGACCAAGACAATCCATGGTCTTGCTGATTTTCAGCAGCAACACACATTTTAGAGGAATATCCTCAAAAGTAAATTATGATAAGCTTTTCTAAAAAACTTGTATTTAGAATTGTGTATTTATATGGAGATTTTTAAAAACCTACACTGTCAAAGACAGCAACTAAGAGGAGCTGCTGTGCCAATGGGCACACCAAGGATGACAGTCCCTTGTTCTACAGTTAAAGGTATTTTGTTCTGTTATTTAATATTATGATGTGGGCTCTGTTGGAAATGTACAACCTGCTCATCTCCTTCTCTGTGGCCAGGGAGCCCCCCTCTCCTTTGATATGGTGGAGGGATTTCGTTGAATTAAAACAAACCCTTGATGTTGTAGTCTGTGTCAAAATCACCTCTGGTAATGAACCCATTAATGTGACTACACTTAAATCTCTAAAGTCAATCTTAATTTAAAAGGACAGGTAATGAATAACCCTAcgaatgtttttatttgatgttgttttgctgtCATATCATTTTCCTGAAAATGAAATCCgagtcacttttttttctgaggTCCTTGCACTCGTCATTTTGAAACATGACTGACTGGCTTGATCTGGACATCTACTGCATGTGTACGACTGGAACTTTTTACACTTGCTACGCGCACGTTGTCTGTGGATTTGAATGTGCTGATATCTACTTGACATGAATTTGAAAAAAGGGTTTGCAATGATACTGTGAACTAAAACTTTTGCTGGTACGAGTGTGTGGCATGTTAATTTAATTGTTTCCCCCAGTAAACGGGGTAAAAGCGGGGATTTTGCATTTTAATTTAACGCAGGTGATAAACCTTTTCATGGAAAATTACATAATTAAAAGTTTATTGGGCGTAGTGGTTGATGATTGTGTCTAAATGAtgtaaatgtatgtaaaaaaatcAACATGTACATAGGATCTCATTTGTAAATAAACAGCTTGACAATACATTTGTCTTTGAAAATCTGTCCTAGATTggctgtttttgtgttgttgcttATCGGCGTCCAACATCGATGTGAAAATCCTGATCGGGTCATCCAACAAAAGTGTCAAGTGTTGACACGGCAGTATCAGTTACACAACTAAACAGGCCGAATAACTTATATGTTTAAACAAATGCTAAAGCTATAATAGATGCACTCCAAACATTAAATtagatgggttttttttttaacagtctgTTTTATACAAAGCAGTGTCTGGTCTGATAAGATATTGATATCTTTCATAACTTATGTGCTATGTGAATATGTATTATGCTGTTAGACAACATTTCTGTTACAAAACTAACAGCTGTGAAAAGCAACATCACGATGAATGCAGTTTGCCCCACAATGATAAACTGCACTTTGTGGGATCACTGTCTATCATGCTCAAGCAACTTCGCATACAGCTGATTCAGTATGATATTTCACACTGTTTATGTAAGACGTCCCCGTCGAATAATGTGCCATTTCATTCCTTAAATTACACTGAATTGCTGAGGCTGATACTGGCAGTAGTACAGTGAATATATTGTAAGGGGCTTTAAGTTGGCAACAAAAGACAGAGAGGACAcgggaaaacaaaagaaattatGTTCTCGTGTTCTTTACAATCTACTTCAGGGCCAAAGACAACAGAGTATTGTGAAACTGGATCTTCTATAAATTGTGGTTCTCCCGGGTGCTCTTCCCAGAACAGAAGCATACCTTAAGGTTTATCTCTTTCAACTGTCTTTGTTGCACACAGAGTTGAAGTGATCCCATGTCAAGCCTGTGAGCTAAATTGTCTGTATCGTGGAGTAGTTGTATCATTTATCAGAGTGGTTTGATGGATACGAACTTTTAAAGAATGTTTCTATTATTTACTGTGTTTCTATTGAAATCTAACTTTGGCAAGATTATCTGACAAAGCAGAACAGGTAATTAGCTTATGTAACAACAGTTATGCTTTCATAAAGATTTCATTGGACGCTTAGTTAGAATTTTCCCTGAGGTTTGAGACTCTGATACTGGTAACATGGAGGTGGGGGTTGGTAGGAAGTCACATCTCTGTgtacaaagaaacaaaagttTCACTGTTTCTGTGTAACACTTCAATGTAAAGTATTGTCTGCGACTTGTCACAGCACAAATATCACACAAGGGTTTTAATTCCTAGGTCAAGGAAGCTATCAAAACATGCTGTATAGGCAGTTTTAGAACGTTTTGTGACATTATTCTCTGCCTCGCTATTTATTACGGGCACATGTTGTTGTAATGTGGGCAGAATTTGGTGACgcgttgggaaaaaaaagaagaaaggccATATCTGGGCGGCAGCCGGTCTGTACATATTCAGCATCAATGGTGCCTTCACAGATGTAGATGTTGCCCCAGTCTGTGCACTAATGCATCTCCATGTTGTCACTGTGCTGGCTTTTGAACAGCTTTGTCAGACCACAGCAGTCCATCTTCGATAAGCTCCATCCCACAGAAGGCTGGAGTGTTTCTCGTTCTGATTTCtacgtttgtttgtttgtttgcttttttctttgcatgcaTGATTTTCCTGCAGCATTTGATACTGCAGTGATGAACTATAAATTTGCCTGAGGCCATGCGTTTATTTCTACAGCAGAAGAGTCTGAAAATCCAAGCTATCAAATGTTGTATATATTCAGCTGTGCCACCTGCATAAAGACATTATATAATTATAAGAATTtcaatgttattttattaaATTGATGATTAAATCCCTATATTACTCTCTAAATAGTTGAACTAATCTTTCACATAGTGTTTCACAGAGTTGAAAAGAGAGTTTATTTTTCACTTACTAGACTTTAAGGCATTCCTCTGTAAGTACATAAGAATGCCCGAAGTTATAAGCTAGTTTGCGCTGTGTGAAACAGCCCACGTGTGGTTATTAAACAGGAACTCAAAATACTGGGTTATTTTCTCCCCTACCATTGCAAAGCTGCGAGTATCAAAGAGGAACCCAAAGccagaaataaaatacacattgTGGTCTTCACGTAAAAGATTAACTTAACAATCATTCagaactttgacttgactttcaGAAAGTCAAAATGACAAGAGAGACTAACACAGGCTTTGTAGCTGAGTGAACTGACTTATCAACTACTAGCCAAAATTTACTGTAATCTAGTGTAAATTTCCCACTCTGTTGATGAAATGTGACTGTAAGTGTATAAACAGGCGGCCTTCTCCTCTGCATGCAGACTGGGAGCTTCATATTTGCTGACACTAATTGGAGGAAGCTTTTGATGTCAGCTTGGTCAATGAGTCAGCTGGATGGGGATGCAAGTTTTCACACTAGACCTCTATTTTCTTCATGGGCCTCTCATGGAGAATCATCGCTGGCATGGCTTTCGATGGGAGTGTGCTTGAGCTAAAAGTAAAacatacctttt contains:
- the b3gnt7 gene encoding UDP-GlcNAc:betaGal beta-1,3-N-acetylglucosaminyltransferase 7; this translates as MVLNNRDRWRVYKRVSVIFFVAVVALTVVQRGSINMGAPFELERLARMHASQGVEPGGALEEKASSYLGINSFWKVGRPQPQPKARPTTQKPRVNANSSPGTWDVPSSNCSANLNLSSLPWFNSLENNFKQFMLYRHCRFFPMLLNHPEKCTGDIYLLMVIKSVATQHDRREVIRKTWGKEQMVNGKRVKTLFLLGKPSNEEERANHQKLVEYEDYIYGDILQWDFLDSFFNLTLKETHFLKWFHTYCPGVRYVFKGDDDVFVHVENIFEFLASISDKNLFVGDVIFKAKPIRKKENKYYIPQALYNETYYPPYAGGGGFLMDGTLVRRLHWAAETLELYPIDDVFLGMCLEVLQVTPIKHNAFKTFGLVKNKKSKMNREPCFFKDMIVVHKLLPSDLMHMWNLVNSDLVCTQKVELL